A portion of the Gemmatimonas sp. UBA7669 genome contains these proteins:
- a CDS encoding peroxiredoxin family protein, which translates to MLAISGCTSAERSGNAAAGDGRVEVGFAAPAYATVSLDGDSVSLAGQRGKVVLLNVWATWCHPCRTEIPELRAIHAKYQAQGLELIGVSVDTDGTDEAIRTFMRDFQMTFPIWRDPDERVSTQFLVVGVPATFLIDKAGVLRWRKTGPIAPGDTSLTAAIERALGS; encoded by the coding sequence TTGCTCGCGATCAGCGGCTGCACGTCAGCGGAGCGCAGCGGGAACGCCGCGGCGGGCGACGGCCGAGTGGAGGTTGGCTTTGCAGCTCCGGCGTACGCCACGGTGTCGCTTGACGGCGATTCGGTTTCGCTCGCCGGGCAGCGTGGCAAGGTCGTGCTGCTCAACGTGTGGGCGACGTGGTGTCACCCGTGCCGCACGGAGATCCCGGAGCTGCGCGCGATCCATGCGAAGTATCAGGCGCAGGGCCTGGAACTCATCGGCGTCAGCGTCGATACGGACGGCACCGACGAGGCCATCCGCACCTTCATGCGCGACTTCCAGATGACCTTCCCAATCTGGCGCGATCCGGACGAGCGGGTGTCGACACAGTTCCTCGTGGTGGGTGTGCCGGCGACGTTCCTGATCGACAAGGCAGGCGTCCTCCGCTGGCGAAAGACCGGCCCGATTGCGCCGGGCGATACGTCGCTCACGGCGGCTATCGAACGCGCGCTGGGCTCGTAG
- a CDS encoding sialidase family protein, translated as MSWLEPANPGYALRFAVHDGTRWSPAQTIVTRSDFFVNWADFPSLEVLGGNRLAAHWLQRNGTGTYAYGVRIAQSADGGKTWGAPVIPHRDTSQTEHGFVAMWNEGGTLGAVWLDGRKFKQPGHGTPASGGHDAGNEMMLVSTTLDAKGVRGPEVRLDERTCDCCQNAAVMTSSGPIVAYRNRTTDEIRDIYVTRRVGAKWVAGAPVHNDNWKIAACPVNGPALAASGARVAIAWFTAPGDSGRVNVAFSDNAGATFSAPVRVDGGSPAGRVDVALLPDGAALVTWVERVGGDVAAVRSRRVGRDGKVGAPMTIASSSAARASGFPRAAITGSNVLFAWTVPGRPSALRVARASLAEFR; from the coding sequence ATGTCGTGGCTCGAGCCCGCGAATCCCGGCTACGCGCTTCGCTTCGCGGTGCACGATGGCACGCGCTGGTCGCCGGCCCAGACCATCGTCACGCGCAGCGACTTCTTCGTGAACTGGGCGGACTTCCCGTCGCTCGAAGTGCTCGGCGGCAACCGCCTCGCGGCGCACTGGCTGCAGCGCAATGGCACCGGCACGTATGCCTACGGGGTGCGCATCGCGCAGTCCGCCGACGGTGGCAAGACGTGGGGAGCGCCCGTCATCCCGCATCGCGACACCTCCCAGACCGAGCATGGCTTCGTCGCCATGTGGAACGAGGGTGGCACGCTCGGCGCGGTGTGGCTCGACGGCCGGAAGTTCAAGCAGCCAGGCCACGGCACGCCGGCGTCCGGCGGGCATGACGCCGGCAACGAGATGATGCTGGTGTCGACCACGTTGGACGCGAAGGGAGTGCGGGGGCCCGAGGTCCGACTGGATGAGCGCACCTGCGACTGCTGCCAGAACGCCGCCGTGATGACGAGCAGCGGGCCGATTGTCGCCTACCGCAACCGAACGACCGACGAGATCCGCGACATCTATGTCACCCGTCGAGTCGGCGCGAAATGGGTCGCCGGTGCCCCTGTTCACAACGACAACTGGAAGATTGCGGCGTGTCCGGTGAACGGGCCGGCACTCGCCGCGAGCGGCGCTCGCGTCGCCATTGCGTGGTTCACCGCCCCCGGGGACAGCGGCCGCGTCAACGTCGCCTTCTCCGACAACGCCGGCGCGACGTTCAGCGCCCCGGTGCGCGTCGACGGCGGGAGCCCCGCAGGGCGCGTGGACGTGGCGCTACTTCCTGATGGCGCCGCGCTCGTAACCTGGGTGGAGCGCGTCGGCGGCGACGTCGCCGCGGTGCGGTCCCGGCGCGTCGGGCGCGACGGCAAGGTCGGTGCGCCAATGACCATCGCCTCCAGCTCCGCGGCGCGCGCCAGCGGCTTTCCGCGCGCCGCGATCACTGGATCGAACGTGCTCTTTGCGTGGACGGTGCCCGGCCGGCCGTCGGCGCTGCGTGTTGCCCGTGCCTCGCTCGCGGAGTTTCGATGA
- a CDS encoding DUF4198 domain-containing protein gives MTRSGATAGRRSAQGRILRAAAVVAALLAGSTSLLTAHDFWLVPDAFAVTPGGRIALRGQTSSLFPSSLSAVTPDRIVAARVVTANTAVTVRDVSVLGTSLRLAHPAAAAGQHLVGVQLAPRNVRESPASFRRYLDLEGAPEARERYEREGLLPRVGGDSITRRYAKYAKTVVEVGRGPRAFQRLLDHPLEFVPLSDPSALRVGDTLRIRLVLLGKPATSAHLHAGSIPAGPTALTDTAAARRAAARDVKLETDAGGVAAIVVTQPGLWNIRTLQIVPAAKGSGADWDVHWATLVFSVARR, from the coding sequence GTGACGCGCAGTGGAGCAACCGCGGGCAGACGCAGTGCTCAAGGCCGCATACTTCGGGCAGCCGCCGTCGTCGCGGCATTGCTCGCAGGTTCGACGTCACTCCTGACCGCGCACGATTTCTGGCTGGTGCCTGATGCGTTCGCTGTGACCCCGGGCGGGCGCATCGCGCTGCGTGGTCAGACGTCGAGCCTGTTCCCGAGCAGTCTGTCGGCCGTCACGCCGGATCGCATCGTGGCCGCGCGCGTGGTCACGGCCAACACGGCCGTTACGGTACGCGATGTCTCGGTGCTCGGGACATCGCTTCGACTTGCGCACCCGGCAGCAGCGGCTGGACAGCATCTGGTCGGCGTGCAGCTCGCGCCGCGGAACGTCCGCGAATCCCCTGCCAGCTTTCGTCGGTATCTCGATCTGGAGGGGGCGCCGGAGGCACGGGAGCGCTATGAGCGTGAGGGGCTGCTCCCCCGCGTGGGCGGGGACAGCATCACGCGCCGCTATGCCAAGTACGCGAAGACCGTGGTCGAAGTCGGCCGCGGGCCGCGCGCCTTTCAGCGGTTGCTGGATCACCCGCTGGAGTTCGTGCCGCTCTCCGATCCGTCGGCGCTCCGCGTCGGCGACACCTTGCGGATTCGGCTCGTGTTGCTCGGCAAACCGGCGACGTCGGCGCATCTCCATGCGGGCTCTATACCGGCCGGACCAACCGCGCTCACCGACACCGCCGCGGCACGCCGCGCCGCCGCGCGTGACGTGAAGCTGGAGACCGACGCGGGTGGCGTCGCCGCCATCGTGGTGACACAGCCCGGTCTCTGGAACATCCGTACCCTGCAGATCGTGCCCGCCGCGAAGGGCTCCGGGGCCGACTGGGATGTGCATTGGGCCACGTTGGTCTTCTCGGTCGCACGACGCTGA
- a CDS encoding cytochrome c biogenesis CcdA family protein → MQSASIGVTISFTAGVLSFLSPCVLPLIPSYVSFITGMSLDDVQRSRRTTLLHALLFVAGFTIVFMALGATATVLGRLFHQERDWVGRVGGVLVIVLGLYLLGVFNIGAFSRERRVHIANKPLGYLGTVLVGMAFAAGWTPCIGPILGGVLTYTASSADLNRGLLLLFAYSLGLALPFLLAALMIDKFMAVFQRYKGALVWMSRASGVLLIGIGILMITGSMTVLTTWLQQWTPDALRNRI, encoded by the coding sequence GTGCAGTCCGCGTCCATTGGCGTCACCATCAGCTTCACCGCCGGCGTCCTGAGCTTCCTCTCGCCGTGCGTGCTGCCGCTCATCCCGAGCTACGTGAGCTTCATCACGGGCATGAGCCTCGACGACGTGCAGCGCTCTCGCCGGACGACGCTGCTCCACGCGCTGCTCTTCGTCGCTGGCTTCACCATCGTCTTCATGGCGCTGGGCGCCACGGCCACGGTGCTCGGCCGCCTGTTCCATCAGGAGCGCGATTGGGTGGGCCGCGTGGGCGGCGTGCTGGTGATCGTGCTCGGGCTCTACTTGCTGGGCGTCTTCAACATCGGCGCGTTCTCCCGCGAACGTCGCGTGCACATCGCGAACAAACCCCTGGGCTACCTCGGCACGGTGCTCGTGGGGATGGCGTTCGCCGCCGGGTGGACCCCGTGCATCGGCCCGATCCTGGGCGGCGTGCTCACCTACACGGCAAGTTCGGCGGACCTGAACCGCGGGCTGTTGCTGCTCTTCGCGTACTCGCTCGGGCTGGCGCTCCCGTTCCTGCTCGCCGCGCTCATGATCGACAAGTTCATGGCAGTCTTTCAGCGCTACAAAGGGGCGCTCGTGTGGATGTCGCGCGCGTCCGGGGTGTTGTTGATCGGGATCGGCATCCTGATGATCACCGGCAGCATGACCGTCCTCACGACGTGGCTGCAGCAGTGGACGCCGGACGCACTCCGCAACCGCATCTAG